From the Malus domestica chromosome 17, GDT2T_hap1 genome, one window contains:
- the LOC114822497 gene encoding uncharacterized protein — protein MSRGILVVIGGNGGYGVVVREHTGKFVVAIAGPIESSVSALHSELIAAQCAVGLVKTFSSGDVKVQFEGDSSVVVVAMKGNGENYSMCGSMINDSRSFITELSNAVCSHVRREGNLATHRLAQMGIGGSQEVVWFKDPPNLLQDII, from the coding sequence ATGAGCCGTGGAATTCTAGTGGTCATCGGGGGAAATGGGGGTTATGGCGTTGTGGTTAGGGAGCACACTGGGAAATTTGTTGTAGCCATTGCGGGACCAATTGAAAGTTCTGTGTCGGCCCTTCACTCGGAGCTGATTGCAGCTCAATGTGCGGTGGGGCTGGTTAAGACTTTTTCTTCGGGTGATGTGAAGGTTCAATTCGAAGGCGATTCtagtgtggtggtggtggctatGAAGGGTAATGGGGAGAATTACTCAATGTGTGGCTCTATGATAAATGATTCGAGGTCTTTTATTACAGAATTGTCGAATGCAGTGTGTAGCCATGTCCGGAGGGAAGGCAATTTGGCAACCCATCGACTTGCTCAAATGGGGATTGGCGGTTCTCAGGAAGTTGTGTGGTTCAAGGATCCTCCAAATTTGCTCCAAGACATTATTTGA